A DNA window from Polyodon spathula isolate WHYD16114869_AA chromosome 18, ASM1765450v1, whole genome shotgun sequence contains the following coding sequences:
- the LOC121331018 gene encoding suppressor of cytokine signaling 1-like, with product MVAHSNVADNAAADSRARDQPQNHEAPRRHREALPDPQDHEAPQRHREAFPDQNRFPIFQSDQDFRTITKTTALLERSGFYWGPLSVEEAHAKLKAEPLGTFLLRDSSQKNYFFTLSVKMQSGATSVRVSFKSSRFSLVGSKESFDCLFKLLEYYTSCPKKSLGKPLRKERLQPLQELCRKRIIQTFGRENVDSIPVNAVLKDFLSSFPFQI from the coding sequence ATGGTAGCACACAGTAACGTGGCAGATAATGCAGCAGCTGACAGCAGAGCCAGAGACCAACCCCAGAACCACGAGGCACCCCGGCGGCACAGAGAAGCCCTCCCGGACCCCCAGGACCACGAGGCACCCCAGCGGCACAGAGAAGCCTTCCCGGATCAGAACCGCTTCCCCATCTTCCAGAGCGACCAGGACTTCAGAACCATTACTAAGACCACCGCTCTGCTGGAGAGATCTGGCTTCTACTGGGGGCCCCTGTCAGTGGAGGAGGCGCACGCCAAACTCAAAGCAGAGCCCCTGGGCACCTTCCTCCTCAGGGACAGCAGCCAGAAGAACTACTTCTTCACCCTGAGCGTGAAGATGCAATCAGGAGCCACCAGCGTGAGGGTCAGCTTCAAGAGCTCGCGCTTCAGCCTGGTGGGCAGCAAGGAGTCCTTCGACTGTCTGTTCAAGCTGCTGGAATATTACACCAGCTGCCCCAAGAAGAGCCTGGGGAAGCCTCTGCGGAAAGAGAGGCTGCAGCCTTTGCAGGAGCTCTGCCGGAAAAGGATTATCCAGACTTTTGGCAGGGAGAACGTGGACAGTATCCCCGTGAACGCTGTGCTCAAGGACTTCTTGAGCTCCTTCCCGTTTCAGATATGA